From the genome of Longimicrobium sp.:
CCATCATGGCATCGCTGACCAGCGCCCACGTTTCGCGCGTCTTTTGCGCCTCGCCCGAGGAAAAGGCGTATACGTCGGTGCGGTAGCCGGCCGCGTGCAGCATGCGCGACAGGCGCACCGCGTACAGCTCGGCCACCCGGTCGTCGGTGACCACGGCGTAGCGGTGGGCGGGGCAGAAGCGCGACAGCACCGACGCCAGGGTGCCGAACAGCCCGGGCCCCACCAGCACCTCGTAGCCGCGCGAGTTCGCTTCGGGAAGTGAAACCTTGACCCTGTGGGGCGTGCTCATACCGTTTCCTCGAGTCTTGGCCGCGACCGGCGGTCCATGCCGGCGCCTGCCACCGTTTCGTCCGCCAGCCAGAGTGCCAGCGCCCCCCCGTTCCCCACCTGCTCGGCCCGCCCGCGGATGGCCTCGGCCGCGCACCCCCGGGCCAGCAGCTCCGGCAGCCGCGCCAGCTCGGCGGCGTCGCCCAGCGCCGCGGCTACGCCCTCCAGCCGCTCCGCCAGCCGCTCCGCCCATTCCGCCGCCGTGATGGTGCGGGGCTCGGCACTTTCCAGGTCCGCCAGCTCCGCGCGCGTTCCGTCGCGGCTGGCCCGCCAGCCGTTCTCGCTGAGCAGCGGCTGAAGGAACGACTCCGGCAGCGGCGTGTCCGGCAGCAGCCCCTCGGCGGCGCCGGCCACCACGGCCCGCGCCAGGGCCGCGGCGGTGATGGCGTCGTCGAGCCGCGGAGTGCAGTCCGTCACCCGCACCTCGATCGTCGGATAGCGGTGGTGCGGCCGCAGCTCCCAGTACAGCCGCCCCGGCCCGTCGATGCTCCCCGACGCCATCATCCAGCGCACCAGCGCGTCGTACTCGGCCATGCCGGCGAAGCGGGGCGGCGCGCCCGAACGGGGCCAGCGGCGCCACACCACCGAGCGGTACGAGGCGTGGCCCGTGTCGCGCCCGTCCCAGAACGGCGACGACGCCGTGAGCGCCAGCAGCACCGGAAGGTGAAGCCGCACCACGTTGCACAGCCGTGCGCGATCCATCCCCGAAGGCACGCCCACGTGCACGTGCATCCCGAAGATGGCCTGCTCGTCGGCCAGTGCGCGGTACTTCTCGCGCAGTTCCTGGTACACGGGGCCGTCGCTGAACGGGTGCCCCCCCGCCCGGCTGAACGGGTGGGCGCCCGCGGCCACGATGCGCATGCCCTCGGCCTCGGCGGCCACGGCCGCCATGAAGCGCAGCCGGGCCAGGTCGTCGCGAACCGCGTGCGAGCCCCGCCACACGCCGGTACCCACCTCGATGGTGTGTTCCTGCATCTCGGGCTTCAGCTCGCCCGCCCAGTCGCCCGAGATCACGTAGCGCGCACGGCTGCGCAGCGCGCCCGTGGCCGCGTCCACCAGCTGGTACTCTTCCTCCACACCGATGGTGAAGTCGTGGCTGCGGGACATCCTGCGTCGCGAAAAGGGACGCGCCCGGCGCGTGAAGAGCTTAGCCGGACGGGCGCCCGGGTG
Proteins encoded in this window:
- a CDS encoding carboxylate-amine ligase, with translation MSRSHDFTIGVEEEYQLVDAATGALRSRARYVISGDWAGELKPEMQEHTIEVGTGVWRGSHAVRDDLARLRFMAAVAAEAEGMRIVAAGAHPFSRAGGHPFSDGPVYQELREKYRALADEQAIFGMHVHVGVPSGMDRARLCNVVRLHLPVLLALTASSPFWDGRDTGHASYRSVVWRRWPRSGAPPRFAGMAEYDALVRWMMASGSIDGPGRLYWELRPHHRYPTIEVRVTDCTPRLDDAITAAALARAVVAGAAEGLLPDTPLPESFLQPLLSENGWRASRDGTRAELADLESAEPRTITAAEWAERLAERLEGVAAALGDAAELARLPELLARGCAAEAIRGRAEQVGNGGALALWLADETVAGAGMDRRSRPRLEETV